The Phycisphaerae bacterium sequence CGGAGGGATTGGCCAGATGTGCGATGGGGCTCTCGCTGAGCACCTCGGTCAGGCGGATCTCATCAAACCATGCCTCGACGCCGCCGCCCGTGCTGCCGGCCTTGAGCACGACGGTCATCGTGTTGCCGGTCGCGGTCCGACGGCCCAAACGGTTGTTCCAATCCACTTGGTTGACAGGCGGGGCATACTGCTCATGGGTCCAAAGCCACCCGAAAGTCGTTCCCACCGGGCCGGCGAGGCCATATGTGCTGTCGTCGTATGCGAACATGAAGTTGGGTTTGACGTAGGCAGGGTCATCGGCCTGCTGTAATGAGAAAGGCCCGTCGATCAGCAGTATTTCGAACCAGTTCTGGTCGGCCAGCTTGCGGCCTTTCCAGATGGCGTCGATTCGGTAGGTTCTGCCGGGCTGGACGCTCACTTGTTGATAGACGCCGAAACTGGTGGCGGTGGAGGCCCCCCCGAGTTTCAGGCATGCATTGCCCATGTGCCCCGGCTCGGTACTTGCAAAATCGTAGGCCTCGCCGCCGCCCCATGTGGTCTTCCATGGGGTCCAGCCCGCCGATCCAGCTTCGAAATCGCCGTTGGCCAGCAGGTTCGGACCGAGGATGGCAGCCACCGCCGTCGCCTGCACGACCCCGACATCATCACCGACGTCAGAAACAGCGATCATCTGATGGTTGGCGACGGCTTCGCCCTCGTTGACGGAGGTGTTGCCGATCCATGGTGCCGTATGGTCGGTGTTCTTGACCGCGCCGATGCCCCAATTGCCGGGGAAGTCGTCGGACCGGACCTTCCACATCTGGTCGCCGACGACCGTGATCATTGAGCGATCCTTCGTGCCGAGGACTCCCCGGCTGTCGGCCCAGGCCAGGTGGGGGATGTAGTCCGGGTGGTAGTCCATCACCAATGAACAGGCGGCATCGACGGCGAGCGAATCCGCCCCGGCAACGATCATGTGCAGGTAGGGGCTGGGCTTGCCGGTCCGCCCGCCGACGCTCTTATCGTTCGGGCCGGTGGTCACGCCGATGAGGCCGTCGACGACGGCAAAATCCTGCGGGCGGACGAGATTGAGGTCGACAATCGTGCGCTGAACGATCTCGTTTTCATCGGAGGAACTGGGGCAGGGCGCCACCGTGCAGGGGAATCCATCATCTGTGTAGTGGACCAGCGCGAGCTTGCCCTGGAAACCTTCGCCCCAACTGCGGTGCGAATGATAGATATCGTTTGGGGCGCACCCCACGCGGTTTTTCAAAGCCAGCGTGACCGTGCCGTTATAGTGGTTCTTGAGTGTGGGCACGCAGATCATGACGTCGCAGTTCAGCAGCACGTTCGGAACGTAGTACTGTGTGCGGATGACCCCATTGGGGATGGTCACCAGGGTGACCTTGTTGGGGTCGGTCTGGTGCAGACCGCCACTGTCGTTGAGATCGTAGAGATTGACGGTGGTGTCATAGTCGAACTTGTAGTCACGGTTGGCGTCGTACCCCGCGGCATACATGGCGTCCCAGGTTGCCTGGCCGGCCGGCCCGACGGCCGTGCCTTCGGCGATACCCACGTGCGTGGCTCCCGCCTCTTTGGCCACCTTGACGATCGCAGCGCAAACCTTAGGGTCGGTGACCACGCCGTCGGTCGGATCCTCTGCCTGGACAAGGTTCGGCTTGAGAATGACGCTGATCTGACCGTCATTGTTCCGATCGGTCATGAGATGATCGAGTCC is a genomic window containing:
- a CDS encoding DUF362 domain-containing protein produces the protein MNHNRKPQATLPAHQDLTRQNEPHWRIPSGIWRLVLHNRLAIGVASLLWLIYRSGAQPRRLSYPCQQVAALNVGAFAAGLIPALWLWRKPRCAHAVARRVVIRRQLLAAAILFVTALVGIEGYQYAQSLIPPSLPVVPARIDDPQHTIVGIAHRDPQGSWYTTAEIEDMVRLAIARAGGLDHLMTDRNNDGQISVILKPNLVQAEDPTDGVVTDPKVCAAIVKVAKEAGATHVGIAEGTAVGPAGQATWDAMYAAGYDANRDYKFDYDTTVNLYDLNDSGGLHQTDPNKVTLVTIPNGVIRTQYYVPNVLLNCDVMICVPTLKNHYNGTVTLALKNRVGCAPNDIYHSHRSWGEGFQGKLALVHYTDDGFPCTVAPCPSSSDENEIVQRTIVDLNLVRPQDFAVVDGLIGVTTGPNDKSVGGRTGKPSPYLHMIVAGADSLAVDAACSLVMDYHPDYIPHLAWADSRGVLGTKDRSMITVVGDQMWKVRSDDFPGNWGIGAVKNTDHTAPWIGNTSVNEGEAVANHQMIAVSDVGDDVGVVQATAVAAILGPNLLANGDFEAGSAGWTPWKTTWGGGEAYDFASTEPGHMGNACLKLGGASTATSFGVYQQVSVQPGRTYRIDAIWKGRKLADQNWFEILLIDGPFSLQQADDPAYVKPNFMFAYDDSTYGLAGPVGTTFGWLWTHEQYAPPVNQVDWNNRLGRRTATGNTMTVVLKAGSTGGGVEAWFDEIRLTEVLSESPIAHLANPSDPAGLEIETDHLPQGSFPAELRISVYDAALNVGSIYRNVTVSTVPETPFVCVDRIAFEQTVFVGSDATDETFHVFNCGKIGSTLDYTIEWDSQTINWLTVSPDTGSAVQGSPPNPHGIFYDTTHLKPGTYTAGIAVVGDGVNTVRLSVTVNVVTVSSDLDRDGDVDQSDFGRLQACLSGTTPCSAGCKDADLNNDGFVQDADCRFLLGCMSGPDVTPDPTCDDGP